One segment of Niabella beijingensis DNA contains the following:
- a CDS encoding NAD(P)/FAD-dependent oxidoreductase, translating to MQQTITLRVRPEEASASEQLQQLIARSLGKNPDAVSGYTILKSSIDARGRQPFIQLSLLVYIDEPAQQREVIRSVYKDVHSASKKVIIVGAGPAGLFAALQLLEQGIKPLVLERGKDVRTRRRDLAAINKQGIMNPESNYCFGEGGAGTYSDGKLYTRSNKRGDINKILNTFVRFGAEEKILYQAHPHIGTNKLPQIITGMREQILACGGEVRFNKKVTGLITDNGVLNGVTTADGDAFTGEAVILATGHSARDIFHLLYNNNLHIEAKPFALGVRAEHPQSLIDAAQYKCASRGEWLPPASYSLVQQVGDHGVFSFCMCPGGIIAPAATDQNEIVVNGWSPSKRNNPYANSGIVVQVEEKDVKALPAFKKEYGSTFNSPLFLLYFQQWVEQLAFTAGGGQLVAPAQRMVDFCEGTLSQTLPGCSYLPGLHAAPLWEVLPSFVSKSLQQGFKLFGTKIKGYYTNEAVIVATESRTSSPVRIPRDKETLEHPQLRNFYPCGEGAGYAGGIVSAAMDGERVAKMICLKSGIER from the coding sequence ATGCAACAGACCATTACCCTTCGCGTCAGGCCCGAAGAAGCTTCAGCTTCGGAACAGCTTCAGCAACTCATCGCCCGCTCACTCGGCAAAAATCCGGATGCTGTTTCGGGTTATACCATATTAAAAAGTTCCATAGACGCCAGGGGGCGCCAGCCTTTTATCCAGCTGTCGCTGCTGGTTTATATTGATGAGCCGGCACAGCAACGGGAGGTGATCCGGTCCGTTTATAAAGACGTTCATTCCGCCTCCAAAAAAGTCATCATTGTAGGGGCGGGTCCTGCCGGACTTTTTGCAGCGCTGCAGCTTCTTGAGCAGGGCATCAAACCCCTGGTGCTGGAGCGCGGCAAGGATGTACGCACCCGCAGGCGCGACCTGGCGGCCATTAACAAACAGGGAATAATGAATCCTGAAAGCAACTATTGTTTTGGTGAAGGCGGCGCCGGTACTTACAGTGATGGCAAGCTGTATACCCGCAGCAATAAACGGGGCGACATCAATAAAATACTGAACACTTTTGTGCGCTTTGGCGCCGAGGAAAAAATCCTGTACCAGGCGCATCCCCATATTGGCACCAACAAGCTGCCCCAGATCATTACCGGCATGCGCGAACAGATCCTTGCCTGTGGCGGTGAGGTCCGTTTCAATAAAAAAGTGACCGGTCTTATAACCGATAACGGTGTATTGAACGGTGTCACTACCGCCGACGGCGATGCCTTCACCGGCGAAGCCGTTATACTGGCAACAGGTCATTCTGCGCGGGATATCTTCCATCTGCTGTACAACAATAACCTGCATATAGAAGCCAAGCCCTTTGCCCTGGGTGTGCGGGCAGAGCATCCGCAATCGCTGATCGATGCCGCACAGTATAAATGCGCTTCCCGCGGCGAATGGCTGCCACCCGCTTCCTACAGCCTGGTGCAGCAGGTAGGCGACCATGGTGTGTTTTCCTTTTGCATGTGCCCGGGAGGGATCATTGCCCCCGCGGCTACCGATCAGAACGAGATCGTTGTAAACGGCTGGTCACCTTCCAAACGCAATAATCCGTATGCCAATTCCGGGATCGTGGTACAGGTGGAAGAGAAAGATGTAAAGGCCCTGCCGGCTTTTAAAAAAGAATACGGAAGCACATTCAACAGCCCGCTGTTCCTGCTTTATTTTCAGCAGTGGGTGGAGCAGCTGGCGTTTACCGCAGGGGGCGGGCAGCTGGTAGCTCCCGCACAGCGGATGGTGGACTTTTGTGAAGGTACCCTTTCACAAACGCTGCCCGGTTGTTCCTATCTGCCCGGTCTTCATGCTGCACCATTATGGGAAGTATTGCCGTCCTTTGTAAGCAAGTCTCTGCAACAGGGCTTTAAACTGTTCGGCACAAAAATAAAAGGGTATTATACCAATGAAGCAGTGATCGTGGCCACCGAATCCCGTACTTCTTCACCGGTGCGGATCCCGCGTGATAAAGAGACGCTTGAGCATCCACAGCTCAGGAACTTTTATCCCTGCGGCGAAGGCGCCGGGTATGCCGGAGGCATTGTAAGCGCGGCCATGGACGGCGAGCGGGTTGCGAAAATGATCTGTTTGAAATCTGGAATTGAGCGTTGA
- a CDS encoding RNA polymerase sigma factor: protein MSNSRYDHISDQELLQRHLQERDSSWLGILLERYTLLLFGVCMKYLKDETQAQDAVQQVFLKVIQEVHKYRIDYFKSWLYTVAKNHCLSVLRDKKRTVPVELTENNSVTEAPEEDPEKEAVSPELLKEALESLNAEQRQAVILFYLKKKSYQEISASEGYSLLQVKSYIQNGKRNLKLLIQKMLKKAKKDNG from the coding sequence GTGAGCAATAGCCGCTATGACCATATCAGTGACCAGGAATTGCTGCAACGACACCTGCAGGAACGCGACAGTTCATGGCTGGGTATATTGCTGGAACGTTATACCCTTCTGCTTTTCGGGGTATGTATGAAGTATCTTAAGGATGAAACCCAGGCGCAGGACGCGGTACAACAGGTTTTTTTAAAAGTGATCCAGGAAGTGCACAAGTACCGGATCGACTATTTCAAGTCGTGGCTGTACACTGTGGCGAAAAATCACTGTCTTTCGGTGTTGCGGGATAAAAAAAGGACTGTTCCGGTGGAACTGACCGAGAACAATTCCGTCACCGAAGCACCGGAGGAGGACCCGGAAAAGGAGGCTGTCAGTCCGGAATTGCTGAAGGAAGCCCTGGAGTCCCTGAATGCGGAGCAACGGCAGGCCGTAATTCTGTTTTACCTGAAAAAAAAGAGCTACCAGGAGATCAGTGCCTCTGAAGGCTACAGCCTGCTCCAGGTAAAAAGTTATATACAAAATGGGAAAAGGAATTTAAAATTGCTGATCCAAAAAATGCTTAAAAAAGCAAAAAAAGACAATGGCTGA
- a CDS encoding DUF1905 domain-containing protein, whose translation MKKQVTVSLTARLLKFAENGDKTGWTYIEVPADLAQELLPGNKKIFQVKGTIDRHRITGTSLLPVGGGNFILPVNASMRKGIRKKEGAGVEVTLQLDTKKYELNKELMECLAEEPAALDYFKSLAPSHQHYFSKWIDAAKTDTTKVTRIARCIHGLQRKWDYGQMIRFYKNKEG comes from the coding sequence ATGAAAAAGCAAGTCACTGTTTCTTTGACCGCGCGGTTGCTGAAGTTTGCAGAAAATGGCGATAAAACCGGGTGGACCTATATCGAAGTTCCGGCAGACCTGGCCCAGGAATTGCTGCCGGGAAATAAGAAAATCTTCCAGGTAAAAGGAACCATCGACCGTCACAGGATCACCGGCACCTCGCTGTTGCCGGTGGGAGGGGGCAATTTTATACTGCCTGTAAATGCTTCCATGCGTAAGGGTATCCGGAAAAAGGAAGGCGCCGGGGTAGAAGTAACGCTACAACTGGATACCAAAAAATATGAGCTAAATAAAGAGCTGATGGAATGTTTAGCTGAAGAACCGGCGGCACTTGATTATTTTAAGTCGCTGGCACCATCCCACCAGCATTATTTCAGCAAATGGATCGACGCCGCCAAAACCGATACCACCAAAGTTACGCGTATTGCACGCTGTATTCACGGGTTACAGCGCAAATGGGATTATGGACAGATGATCCGCTTTTACAAGAATAAAGAGGGATGA
- a CDS encoding C40 family peptidase yields MKYGIVVVPAAPVRKKPHHKFEMVNQLLFGEKLILLSVKQKGWYKVKSLYDGYKGWVTQHMIHEIDKDTAKTTTYGLAGELLNTIQVNDLPMHIPMGSFIGEAVKGKGRIGNWDYEYKGTLAGSVADPAAAKAAIEKYGKEWLNAPYLWGGKTILGVDCSGFAQTIFKMAGIPLLRDAWQQAQEGRVVKKLEEAALGDLAFFDDRQEIVHVGILLGPDRIIHSSGKVRIDTIDKKGIISSETGKRTHRLKLIKRMPQLIRSTEGSTG; encoded by the coding sequence ATGAAATACGGAATAGTGGTAGTGCCGGCGGCACCGGTTCGTAAAAAACCGCATCATAAGTTTGAAATGGTGAATCAATTGCTGTTTGGAGAAAAACTGATCCTGCTCTCGGTGAAGCAAAAGGGCTGGTATAAGGTGAAAAGCCTGTATGACGGGTATAAAGGATGGGTGACCCAGCATATGATCCATGAGATCGATAAGGACACGGCGAAAACCACAACGTACGGTCTTGCCGGTGAGCTGCTGAACACCATACAGGTAAACGATTTGCCGATGCATATCCCTATGGGATCTTTTATAGGGGAGGCCGTGAAGGGAAAGGGACGCATCGGTAATTGGGACTATGAATATAAAGGTACGCTGGCCGGCAGCGTTGCAGATCCGGCTGCCGCAAAGGCCGCAATTGAGAAATACGGAAAAGAATGGTTGAACGCTCCCTACTTATGGGGAGGGAAAACCATACTGGGCGTGGATTGCAGCGGTTTTGCACAAACGATTTTTAAAATGGCGGGGATCCCGTTGCTGCGCGATGCCTGGCAGCAGGCACAGGAGGGCCGTGTTGTAAAAAAGCTGGAGGAGGCCGCGTTGGGTGATCTGGCGTTTTTTGACGACCGGCAGGAGATCGTACACGTGGGCATTCTGCTGGGGCCGGACCGGATCATTCATTCCTCGGGAAAAGTACGCATCGATACAATTGATAAAAAGGGGATCATCAGCAGTGAAACCGGAAAACGCACCCATCGTTTAAAACTGATCAAACGGATGCCGCAACTTATTCGATCGACTGAAGGATCGACCGGTTAA
- a CDS encoding inorganic diphosphatase has product MATITHPWHGVSYGAGAPEIVNTIIEIPEGSRAKYEIDKETGLLKLDRVIYSSFHYPVNYGFIPKTLGQDHDPLDILVLCSQTIRSFCLVRAKVIGNMQMIDSGERDDKIIAVAIDDPSVNHYENIDELPHHFLLEMRNFFEQYKVLESKKVEIDTFQDKETALSIISEAIDYYKKKFKEMP; this is encoded by the coding sequence ATGGCAACAATCACACACCCATGGCACGGCGTTAGTTATGGAGCAGGCGCACCGGAAATTGTAAATACGATCATAGAAATACCGGAAGGATCAAGAGCCAAATATGAAATCGACAAGGAGACGGGGTTGTTAAAACTGGACCGGGTCATCTATTCCTCTTTCCACTATCCTGTTAACTATGGATTTATTCCGAAAACGCTGGGGCAGGACCATGACCCGCTGGATATCCTGGTGCTTTGCTCGCAGACGATCCGTTCCTTTTGCCTGGTAAGAGCTAAAGTCATCGGAAATATGCAGATGATTGACAGCGGTGAACGGGATGACAAGATCATTGCGGTGGCCATTGATGACCCTTCTGTCAACCACTATGAAAATATTGATGAGCTGCCCCATCATTTCCTGCTGGAAATGCGTAACTTTTTTGAGCAATACAAAGTGCTCGAAAGTAAAAAGGTGGAAATAGATACCTTCCAGGATAAAGAAACTGCTTTGTCCATTATCTCCGAAGCCATTGATTATTATAAAAAGAAATTCAAAGAAATGCCCTGA
- a CDS encoding PhoH family protein, which produces MTEAIINLETVNPIDFFGVNNGKLDLLKKKFPLLKILSRGTQLKLSGAPEQIAEAKEKINLIVSYIERNGHLSENYFDQILGGDDLETIDHFQERNPNEVLVFGPNGKSVRARTANQKKLVQEAEKNDILFAIGPAGTGKTYTAVALAVRALKNKQVKKIILTRPAVEAGESLGFLPGDLKEKIDPYLRPLYDALDDMIPADKLGYYMTTRTIEIAPLAYMRGRTLDNAFIILDEAQNATDLQLKMFLTRIGANAKAIITGDMTQVDLPRNQKSGLQTAVRILRNIPGISHIELDEEDVVRHRLVKAIIKAYHKEHEDQEQRTPREFPKK; this is translated from the coding sequence TTGACAGAAGCAATTATTAACCTGGAGACAGTCAACCCCATTGATTTTTTTGGGGTTAACAACGGTAAACTGGATCTGCTGAAGAAGAAATTCCCGCTACTAAAAATACTTTCCCGCGGCACACAGTTGAAACTAAGCGGCGCTCCCGAACAGATAGCAGAAGCAAAAGAGAAAATAAACCTGATCGTGTCTTACATTGAACGGAACGGCCACCTGAGCGAAAATTATTTCGACCAGATACTGGGCGGCGACGACCTGGAAACCATCGATCATTTCCAGGAGCGCAACCCCAATGAAGTGCTGGTATTCGGACCCAATGGCAAGTCGGTTCGTGCACGTACCGCCAATCAGAAAAAGCTCGTCCAGGAAGCAGAAAAGAATGACATCCTTTTTGCCATCGGACCGGCAGGTACCGGTAAAACCTATACTGCCGTGGCGCTGGCTGTAAGAGCCTTAAAGAACAAACAGGTAAAGAAGATCATCCTGACCCGCCCGGCAGTAGAGGCAGGCGAAAGCCTCGGTTTTTTGCCGGGAGATCTGAAGGAGAAGATCGACCCGTATCTGCGCCCGTTGTATGACGCGCTGGATGACATGATTCCGGCAGACAAGCTGGGGTATTACATGACCACCCGCACCATCGAAATAGCGCCCCTGGCCTATATGCGCGGACGAACCCTGGACAATGCTTTCATCATCCTTGATGAAGCGCAGAACGCCACCGATCTTCAGCTGAAGATGTTCCTGACGCGTATCGGTGCCAATGCCAAAGCCATCATCACCGGTGATATGACGCAGGTGGACCTTCCGCGTAATCAGAAAAGCGGGTTGCAGACTGCCGTGCGCATTCTGCGCAATATTCCCGGTATCAGTCATATTGAACTGGATGAGGAAGATGTGGTACGCCACCGCCTAGTGAAAGCCATCATCAAGGCATACCATAAAGAACATGAAGACCAGGAACAACGGACTCCAAGGGAATTTCCAAAAAAATAG
- the rpe gene encoding ribulose-phosphate 3-epimerase encodes MAIIAPSLLAANFLQLQREVEMVNQSEAAWLHLDVMDGRFVPNISFGPMVIEFVKKVTTKICDVHLMIEEPSRYFEQFKKAGADHINIHIETCPLLHQDIRQIKAMGLKAGVAINPHNPASLLSDIIADVDIVLVMSVNPGFGGQTFIPNTLNKIREIKQLIREKGSSAVINIDGGVTVNNAAEIVAAGADVLVAGSTVFNAADPLEAIRLLKNA; translated from the coding sequence ATGGCGATTATTGCTCCTTCTTTGCTGGCGGCAAATTTTCTTCAGTTGCAACGTGAAGTGGAAATGGTGAATCAGAGCGAAGCAGCATGGCTGCACCTGGATGTGATGGATGGCCGCTTTGTACCCAATATCAGCTTTGGTCCGATGGTCATTGAGTTTGTAAAAAAGGTGACCACTAAAATCTGCGATGTGCACCTGATGATCGAAGAACCTTCAAGATATTTCGAACAGTTTAAAAAAGCCGGTGCCGATCATATCAATATACATATTGAGACCTGTCCGCTGCTGCACCAGGATATCCGCCAGATAAAGGCCATGGGCTTAAAAGCAGGGGTAGCTATTAACCCGCACAACCCCGCCAGTTTGCTGAGCGATATCATTGCGGATGTGGACATCGTACTGGTGATGAGTGTGAACCCCGGCTTTGGCGGCCAGACATTTATTCCGAATACACTGAACAAGATCCGTGAGATCAAACAACTGATCCGGGAGAAAGGTTCCAGCGCGGTGATCAATATCGACGGTGGTGTAACGGTGAACAACGCGGCCGAAATTGTGGCTGCGGGTGCCGATGTACTGGTAGCAGGCAGCACCGTTTTCAATGCGGCAGATCCTCTTGAAGCCATCCGGCTGCTGAAAAATGCCTGA
- a CDS encoding DUF4878 domain-containing protein → MKRIYLYFLSLLFLLPACLPDKSDKDEPGDSDIDAARNFIQAALKGNFKSAANYMLHDSANDERLDAVARISRTPDEKQGFWDATINIHQRKLLNDSASIIVYSNSYYKDKKDTLKVVKKDGAWLVDFKYLFDPNKQIPAN, encoded by the coding sequence ATGAAAAGAATTTACTTATACTTTTTATCCCTGCTCTTTTTGCTGCCGGCCTGTTTGCCGGATAAGTCGGACAAGGACGAGCCGGGTGATTCCGATATTGACGCCGCACGCAATTTCATTCAGGCGGCACTGAAAGGAAACTTTAAAAGCGCCGCCAATTATATGCTGCACGATTCCGCAAACGATGAACGGCTGGACGCTGTGGCGCGCATATCCCGCACCCCGGATGAGAAACAGGGTTTCTGGGATGCGACCATTAACATTCACCAACGCAAGCTTTTAAATGACTCTGCAAGTATCATTGTTTATTCCAACTCCTATTATAAAGACAAAAAGGACACGCTGAAAGTAGTGAAGAAGGACGGGGCCTGGCTGGTTGATTTCAAATACCTGTTTGACCCCAATAAACAGATCCCGGCCAATTAA
- a CDS encoding porin family protein yields the protein MLKRFVLLFFAAGACSAAFSQVQFGVRAGVNFSNAVVRDADDNKMPTNLLTGFHAGVTAELPLGDEFAVSPGLLFNTKGYQYKVTSDGLTVTVNQHPYYLELPVNFLYKPELGNGRLLLGAGPYLAYGIGGRWKGKGAMGNTTTSRSGSLEFKNDISSTDSSYLDYNNLKKLPYGKPFDVGAALLAGYEFSNKFSVQLNGQMGLLNIAPKVDGKETGERLKNMQFGLSVGYKF from the coding sequence ATGTTAAAACGATTCGTTCTCCTGTTTTTTGCGGCGGGTGCCTGCAGTGCTGCTTTCAGCCAGGTTCAGTTTGGTGTACGTGCGGGTGTAAACTTTTCAAACGCGGTTGTCAGGGATGCTGATGACAATAAGATGCCTACCAATCTGCTGACCGGTTTTCATGCAGGGGTTACGGCAGAACTGCCGCTGGGCGATGAATTCGCGGTCAGCCCCGGCCTGTTGTTCAATACCAAAGGATATCAGTATAAAGTAACAAGTGACGGTCTTACGGTAACAGTGAATCAGCATCCTTATTATCTTGAACTGCCTGTCAATTTTCTTTATAAGCCGGAACTGGGTAATGGTCGTCTTTTACTGGGTGCAGGGCCATACCTGGCTTACGGCATCGGGGGGCGGTGGAAAGGCAAAGGGGCCATGGGCAATACCACTACCAGTCGGAGCGGTAGTCTTGAATTCAAAAATGATATCTCGTCCACCGACAGCAGCTACCTGGATTACAACAACCTGAAGAAGCTCCCTTATGGAAAGCCTTTTGATGTGGGAGCTGCATTGCTGGCCGGTTATGAGTTCTCCAATAAGTTCTCTGTTCAGCTGAACGGTCAGATGGGGTTGTTAAACATTGCACCCAAGGTGGACGGAAAGGAGACCGGGGAACGGCTCAAGAATATGCAGTTCGGTCTTTCTGTGGGCTATAAGTTTTAA
- a CDS encoding UDP-N-acetylmuramate--L-alanine ligase, which yields MVSSLEKIRKPFFIGVAGAGMSAIAQYLQGTGMEVAGSDRFFNEGKAGDIKARLETEGITCFLQDGSGITPDVDLVVASTAIEDTVIEIRKAKELNIPIIRRSELLALIAASKKTIAVGGTSGKSTTTGMLFDILQQAGKHPSVISGAGLVSLIRQGRIGNAFVGTGEWLIIEADESDGSIVQYHPEIGLLLNIEKDHKELDELMQVFDTFRNNSRLFCVNQSNEHSKKLSADAANDFCVDGTCAGAGFQVSDFLQDRFHISFRINGHPFGINILGRHNMENAAAAAAAAVLAGATLEDAANALAHYEGIYRRSQVLGQKNGVWVVDDFAHNPVKCAAAIRSCQPVSDKVVAWFQPHGYTPTKFLRSEFVQEIAGALRPQDEIWMSEIFYAGGTTTKDISALDLINDLKMLGKNAYFVEDRDQLLTEAGSHLGPGTTLLLMGARDPSLEQFAKKVYETL from the coding sequence ATGGTATCCAGTTTAGAAAAGATCAGGAAGCCGTTCTTTATCGGCGTTGCGGGCGCGGGGATGAGTGCTATTGCCCAGTATTTACAGGGAACCGGCATGGAGGTTGCGGGAAGCGACCGTTTTTTCAACGAAGGGAAAGCTGGGGACATAAAAGCACGTCTGGAAACAGAAGGCATCACCTGTTTTTTACAGGATGGCAGCGGCATCACTCCGGATGTGGATCTTGTGGTGGCGTCTACTGCCATTGAAGATACCGTTATCGAAATAAGAAAAGCAAAAGAGCTCAATATTCCCATCATCCGCCGTTCGGAACTGCTGGCCCTGATCGCCGCCAGCAAAAAGACCATCGCAGTGGGGGGTACCAGCGGCAAGAGCACTACTACCGGGATGTTGTTTGATATACTACAGCAGGCGGGTAAACATCCGTCGGTGATCAGTGGTGCGGGGCTGGTGAGCCTGATCCGGCAGGGCAGGATCGGGAATGCATTTGTGGGAACAGGGGAGTGGCTCATTATTGAAGCGGATGAGAGTGATGGCTCTATCGTGCAGTACCACCCTGAAATCGGACTATTGCTGAATATTGAAAAGGACCATAAGGAACTGGATGAATTAATGCAGGTATTTGACACCTTCCGGAACAACAGCCGGCTGTTTTGTGTGAACCAGTCAAACGAGCATTCAAAAAAATTATCGGCAGATGCGGCCAATGATTTTTGTGTGGACGGCACCTGTGCCGGTGCGGGCTTTCAGGTATCGGATTTTCTCCAGGACCGGTTTCATATTTCCTTCCGTATCAATGGTCATCCATTTGGGATCAATATTCTCGGCCGGCACAATATGGAAAATGCCGCCGCCGCTGCTGCTGCTGCTGTACTGGCAGGTGCTACGCTGGAAGATGCAGCGAACGCACTGGCACATTATGAAGGGATTTACCGGCGCAGCCAGGTGCTGGGACAAAAGAACGGGGTTTGGGTAGTGGATGATTTTGCACATAACCCTGTTAAATGTGCGGCGGCCATCCGCTCCTGCCAGCCCGTTTCTGATAAGGTGGTGGCCTGGTTCCAGCCGCACGGTTATACCCCCACAAAATTCCTGCGCAGCGAGTTTGTACAGGAAATAGCAGGAGCATTAAGACCCCAGGATGAGATCTGGATGAGCGAGATCTTTTATGCAGGAGGCACCACCACAAAGGACATCTCTGCACTGGATCTGATCAATGACCTGAAAATGCTTGGGAAAAATGCCTATTTTGTAGAAGACCGGGATCAGCTGCTCACAGAAGCCGGCAGTCACCTGGGGCCGGGCACCACCCTGCTGCTGATGGGTGCAAGAGACCCCTCGCTGGAGCAATTTGCCAAAAAAGTTTATGAAACACTTTAA
- a CDS encoding alpha/beta fold hydrolase: MKQLIFLLAFLLPLLTTAQNKSNALDINLENYAYPYPVSFLELEDQQQSLKMAYMDVKPAQHNGKNILLLHGKNFNGAYWRTTIQALTKAGYRVIAPDQIGFGKSAKPQHYQYSFHQLAANTKKILDHLGIRTTAVLGHSMGGMLATRFALMYPGVTEKLILENPIGLEDYKTMIPYQTIDNWYQSELKADQTSIKNYQLKFYYDNKWKPEYDEWVYPLAGVTQNKQYPLVAWNNALTYDMIITQPVVYEFAKLQMPALLIIGTRDRTALGKALAPKEIQEQMGRYDLLGKATQAKIPGSRLVEIPNIGHLPHIEAFDRFIAPLLDFLKPAP; encoded by the coding sequence ATGAAGCAACTCATATTCCTGCTCGCTTTCCTGCTCCCATTGTTAACAACAGCACAGAACAAATCGAACGCTCTGGACATCAACCTGGAGAACTATGCCTATCCTTATCCGGTTTCGTTCCTCGAACTGGAAGACCAGCAGCAATCTTTGAAAATGGCCTATATGGATGTAAAACCCGCACAGCATAACGGGAAGAACATCCTGCTGTTGCACGGAAAAAATTTTAACGGTGCTTACTGGCGCACAACGATCCAGGCCCTTACAAAAGCCGGTTACCGCGTCATCGCTCCGGATCAGATCGGTTTTGGCAAATCAGCAAAACCACAACATTATCAATACAGTTTTCATCAGCTGGCGGCCAATACAAAAAAGATACTCGATCATCTTGGGATCCGCACCACGGCAGTGCTGGGGCATTCCATGGGCGGCATGCTGGCCACGCGTTTTGCATTGATGTATCCCGGGGTGACTGAAAAACTGATCCTTGAAAATCCGATCGGACTGGAAGATTACAAAACAATGATCCCTTACCAGACCATTGACAACTGGTACCAGTCAGAACTCAAAGCGGATCAAACATCCATAAAAAATTACCAGCTGAAATTTTATTATGACAATAAATGGAAGCCCGAATACGACGAATGGGTGTACCCGCTGGCAGGTGTTACGCAGAACAAACAGTATCCCCTGGTAGCCTGGAATAATGCACTTACCTACGATATGATCATTACACAACCGGTAGTATACGAATTCGCCAAACTGCAAATGCCGGCGCTTCTTATCATCGGCACCCGCGACAGAACAGCGCTGGGAAAAGCCCTTGCACCCAAAGAGATACAGGAACAAATGGGCCGTTATGATCTGCTGGGTAAGGCAACACAGGCAAAAATTCCCGGATCCAGACTGGTAGAAATCCCGAATATCGGCCACCTGCCGCATATTGAAGCGTTTGACCGATTTATTGCGCCGCTGCTGGATTTTTTAAAACCAGCGCCTTAA